The proteins below are encoded in one region of Micromonospora yangpuensis:
- a CDS encoding IS256 family transposase: MADKKNPVQLPGPSVAEREFAQQLVERAKADGVSLVGSGGLLAGITRTVLESALDAELDAHLDDAGVDEETGRRVNIRNGHGVKTVQTEVGPVRIQVPRDRAGSFTPRIVPKHARRLDGFNEAILSLYAKGLTTGEISAHLADVYDAEVSRELISRVTDSVLADMEAWRQRPLDRIYPVVFIDALVMKIRQGQVANRPVYVVVGISLDGERDVLGMWAGTGGEGAKQWAAYLTELRNRGVEDVFMVCSDGLKGMTDAIEQVWPLAVHQQCVVHLVRASLRYTNRKDWQKITPALREIYTAPTVAAAETRFEAFAAEFGDRYPAVIKLWRQSWPQFVPFLDYNHEVRKVLYTTNIIESLNARFRQAARRRGHFPTEQAAMKVLYLVVQQKRRGGGSITGRVYGWAKALNALILAYSDRITI, encoded by the coding sequence ATGGCAGACAAGAAGAATCCGGTTCAGCTTCCGGGGCCGTCGGTGGCGGAGCGGGAGTTCGCCCAGCAGTTGGTCGAGCGGGCCAAGGCCGACGGAGTCTCGTTGGTCGGATCGGGTGGGCTCCTCGCCGGGATTACCCGCACCGTCCTGGAATCAGCGCTCGACGCCGAGTTGGACGCCCACCTCGACGACGCCGGTGTTGACGAGGAGACCGGTCGGCGGGTCAACATCCGTAACGGTCACGGGGTGAAGACGGTGCAGACCGAGGTCGGGCCGGTGCGGATCCAGGTCCCTCGGGACCGGGCCGGGTCGTTCACCCCGCGGATCGTGCCGAAACACGCCCGCCGCCTTGACGGCTTCAACGAGGCGATCCTGTCGTTGTACGCGAAAGGGTTGACGACCGGGGAGATCTCCGCGCATCTCGCCGATGTGTATGACGCCGAGGTGTCCCGGGAGTTGATCAGCCGGGTCACCGACAGTGTCCTGGCCGACATGGAAGCGTGGCGGCAACGCCCCCTGGACCGGATCTATCCGGTGGTGTTCATCGACGCCCTGGTGATGAAGATCCGCCAGGGGCAGGTCGCGAACCGACCCGTCTACGTCGTCGTGGGGATCAGCCTCGACGGGGAACGCGACGTGCTCGGCATGTGGGCCGGCACCGGCGGTGAGGGCGCCAAGCAGTGGGCCGCCTACCTCACCGAACTGCGTAACCGGGGCGTCGAGGACGTGTTCATGGTCTGCTCCGACGGACTCAAGGGCATGACCGACGCGATCGAACAGGTGTGGCCGCTCGCGGTGCATCAGCAGTGCGTCGTCCACCTCGTCAGAGCCAGCCTGCGCTACACCAACCGCAAGGACTGGCAGAAGATCACCCCCGCGTTGCGGGAGATCTACACCGCGCCCACGGTGGCCGCCGCCGAGACCCGGTTCGAGGCGTTCGCCGCCGAGTTCGGCGACCGCTACCCGGCCGTCATCAAGCTGTGGCGCCAGTCCTGGCCCCAGTTCGTGCCGTTCCTGGACTACAACCACGAGGTCCGCAAAGTCCTCTACACCACCAACATCATCGAGTCCCTGAACGCCCGGTTCCGGCAGGCCGCCCGCCGCCGCGGGCATTTCCCGACCGAGCAGGCCGCGATGAAGGTCCTCTACCTCGTCGTCCAGCAGAAACGCCGGGGCGGCGGGAGTATCACCGGCCGGGTCTACGGTTGGGCCAAGGCCCTCAACGCCCTGATCCTGGCCTACAGCGACCGGATCACCATCTAA
- a CDS encoding Fur family transcriptional regulator: MITSEPDRVNAAVARMRQAGLRTTTARRAVLDLLAQAVVSRGHLTPAQLHHALLARGLTVELSTVHRVLRQLVDLGIAHTVPVGRTVTFGLADDPHHHAVCRQCGDMRQLPADAVAASLTAARALGIDPDTPGQPTGVVVYGDCATCRQVGH; this comes from the coding sequence TTGATTACGTCGGAGCCCGACCGAGTGAACGCCGCGGTGGCGCGGATGCGCCAAGCCGGCCTGCGCACCACCACGGCCCGCCGAGCGGTACTCGACCTGCTCGCCCAGGCGGTGGTCAGCCGAGGTCACCTCACCCCCGCACAGCTGCACCACGCCCTGCTAGCCCGGGGTCTGACCGTGGAGCTGTCGACGGTGCACCGGGTGCTGCGGCAGTTGGTCGATCTGGGCATCGCCCACACGGTCCCGGTCGGCAGGACCGTCACCTTCGGACTCGCCGACGACCCACACCACCACGCCGTCTGCCGGCAGTGCGGCGACATGCGGCAGCTGCCCGCCGACGCCGTCGCCGCGAGTCTCACCGCAGCCCGAGCCCTCGGCATCGACCCGGACACCCCCGGACAACCGACCGGAGTCGTCGTATACGGCGACTGCGCCACCTGCCGACAGGTCGGCCACTAG
- the prpB gene encoding methylisocitrate lyase: MTYLYARTSAAAKRAALRTGLASGELLRLPGAFNPLTARIVQQTGFDGVYVSGGALSAAAGLPDIGLTTLTEVAGWAADIAASTDLPALVDADTGFGEPLNAARTVQRLEDAGLAGCHLEDQVNPKRCGHLDGKTLITPQDMVRRLRAAVAARRDPGFLIMARTDARAVEGLDGAIARAQAYVDAGADAIFPEALADEAEFAAFRAAVDVPLLANMTEFGKGPSLTVDQLRDLGYNLVIYPVTTLRLAMGAVESGLRRLAADGTATGLLDTMMTRSRLYEVIEYDQYSRFDADVAGFTLPPDA, from the coding sequence ATGACCTACCTGTACGCGCGCACCAGCGCCGCCGCCAAACGCGCGGCGCTGCGCACCGGCCTGGCCAGCGGCGAACTGCTGCGGCTACCGGGCGCCTTCAACCCGTTGACCGCCCGGATCGTGCAGCAGACCGGCTTCGACGGGGTGTACGTCTCCGGCGGTGCGTTGTCGGCCGCAGCCGGGCTGCCCGACATCGGCCTGACCACACTGACCGAGGTCGCCGGCTGGGCCGCGGACATCGCCGCCAGCACCGACCTGCCGGCGCTCGTCGACGCCGACACCGGCTTCGGTGAACCGCTGAACGCGGCCCGCACCGTGCAACGGTTGGAGGACGCCGGACTGGCCGGCTGCCACCTGGAAGACCAGGTAAACCCGAAACGCTGCGGACACCTGGACGGCAAGACACTGATCACGCCGCAGGACATGGTGCGTCGCCTGCGGGCTGCCGTGGCCGCGCGCCGGGACCCCGGTTTCCTGATCATGGCTCGCACCGATGCGCGTGCGGTCGAGGGCCTGGACGGTGCGATCGCCCGGGCACAGGCGTACGTCGACGCCGGAGCGGACGCGATCTTCCCGGAGGCGCTGGCCGACGAGGCGGAGTTCGCCGCGTTCCGGGCCGCCGTCGACGTGCCGCTGCTGGCGAACATGACCGAGTTCGGCAAGGGCCCGAGCCTCACCGTCGACCAACTCCGCGACCTCGGCTACAACCTCGTCATCTATCCGGTCACCACGCTGCGACTGGCGATGGGCGCGGTCGAGTCCGGTCTGCGTCGACTCGCCGCCGACGGCACCGCCACCGGGCTGCTCGACACGATGATGACCCGTTCCCGGCTCTACGAGGTCATCGAATACGACCAGTACAGCCGCTTCGACGCCGATGTCGCCGGTTTCACCCTGCCACCCGACGCCTGA
- a CDS encoding NAD(P)-binding domain-containing protein yields the protein MTIAFLGLGNMGAPMAANLVAAGHHVIGYDPAPAADQATARASP from the coding sequence GTGACCATCGCGTTTCTGGGACTGGGCAACATGGGCGCCCCGATGGCAGCCAACCTCGTCGCCGCAGGCCACCACGTGATCGGATACGACCCCGCACCCGCCGCCGACCAGGCGACCGCCCGGGCGTCACCGTGA
- a CDS encoding MmgE/PrpD family protein, which translates to MTAEPEEIPLIEHVVRVSPSAERLPRDRQLAWALAEVATAPAPLDADAAAMVANRVIDNAAVAMASLSRRPVAVARTQARPHKTGPGASVFGADPALRVSPEWAAWANGTAVRELDFHDTYLAADYSHPGDNIPPLLAVAQHVGAGGADLLRGLLVAYEVHVALVTGICLHKHKIDHVAHLSAATACGLGALLRLPTEVVYQAIGQAVHTTTATRQSRKGEISSWKAFAPAFAGKAAIEAVDRAMRGEGAPAPIYEGEDGFIAWLLGGPDATYTVPLPAPGDPLRGILRTYTKEHSAEYQAQALVDLARAMRDKLPGIDTAAGVDRIDSIVLHTSHHTHHVIGSGANDPQKYDPTASRETLDHSIPYILAVALQDGAWHHVDSYDPHRAGRPDTVALWHKITTVEDPEWTRRYHSPDPTQKAFGGRLEITLTDGTVLADSLALADAHPDGARPFDRPAYVRKFTTLAEGVVPADAQREFLDAAARLADLTGEELPALFPTVDHAAITHADAALPGGIFR; encoded by the coding sequence GTGACCGCCGAGCCTGAGGAGATCCCGTTGATCGAGCATGTCGTACGCGTATCGCCCAGTGCGGAACGGCTGCCCCGCGACCGGCAACTGGCCTGGGCGCTGGCCGAGGTGGCCACCGCGCCCGCTCCGCTGGATGCCGACGCGGCGGCGATGGTCGCCAACCGGGTGATCGACAACGCTGCGGTGGCGATGGCCTCGCTGTCCCGGCGTCCGGTCGCGGTGGCCCGGACACAGGCCCGACCGCACAAGACGGGCCCGGGGGCGTCGGTCTTCGGCGCCGATCCGGCGCTGCGGGTGTCGCCGGAGTGGGCGGCCTGGGCCAACGGCACCGCGGTGCGGGAGTTGGACTTCCATGACACCTACCTGGCGGCGGACTACTCCCATCCGGGGGACAACATCCCGCCGTTGCTCGCCGTCGCCCAGCACGTCGGTGCCGGCGGTGCGGACCTGCTGCGCGGTCTGCTGGTCGCCTACGAGGTGCACGTGGCCCTGGTGACCGGGATCTGTCTGCACAAGCACAAGATCGACCACGTGGCGCATCTGAGCGCGGCGACGGCCTGCGGCCTGGGCGCGCTGCTGCGCCTGCCCACCGAGGTGGTCTACCAGGCAATCGGTCAGGCGGTGCACACCACCACCGCCACCCGCCAGTCCCGCAAAGGCGAGATTTCTTCGTGGAAGGCGTTCGCCCCCGCGTTCGCCGGCAAGGCCGCGATCGAGGCGGTCGACCGTGCGATGCGCGGCGAGGGTGCCCCGGCACCCATCTACGAGGGGGAGGACGGATTCATCGCCTGGCTGCTCGGCGGCCCGGACGCCACCTACACCGTGCCGCTACCGGCTCCCGGGGATCCGCTGCGCGGCATCCTGCGCACCTACACCAAGGAACACTCCGCCGAGTACCAGGCTCAGGCGCTCGTCGACCTCGCCCGCGCGATGCGCGACAAGCTGCCCGGCATCGACACCGCCGCAGGGGTGGACCGGATCGACTCGATCGTTCTGCACACCAGCCACCACACCCACCACGTGATCGGCTCGGGGGCCAACGACCCACAGAAGTACGACCCGACCGCGAGCCGGGAGACCCTTGACCACTCCATCCCCTACATCCTGGCCGTGGCGCTGCAGGACGGGGCCTGGCACCACGTCGACTCGTACGACCCGCACCGGGCCGGTCGCCCCGACACCGTCGCCCTCTGGCACAAGATCACCACGGTCGAGGATCCGGAGTGGACCCGCCGCTACCACAGCCCGGACCCGACGCAGAAGGCGTTCGGTGGACGCCTGGAGATCACCCTCACCGACGGCACCGTCCTGGCGGACTCCCTCGCCCTGGCCGACGCCCACCCGGACGGCGCGCGTCCCTTCGACCGCCCCGCCTATGTCCGCAAGTTCACCACCCTCGCCGAGGGCGTGGTCCCCGCCGACGCCCAGCGGGAGTTCCTCGACGCCGCCGCCCGGCTCGCCGACCTCACCGGTGAGGAACTTCCGGCGTTGTTCCCCACGGTCGACCACGCGGCGATCACGCACGCCGACGCCGCCCTGCCAGGAGGAATCTTCCGATGA
- the def gene encoding peptide deformylase — protein sequence MQTSTGTPRPITRYGTPVLHRRCAEVTDFDDALAQLVADMFASMYAAHGVGLAANQIGVDARIFVVDCTDATGAHTVATVVNPVLHLPEHRDLVTDTEGCLSVPGQHAELARCATATVTGYDVHGHEIRLDGTGTLARCFQHEVDHLDGLAYVDRLPTKLRKRILAASAEHPGVGVGTDQDD from the coding sequence ATGCAGACCTCGACCGGCACCCCACGCCCCATCACCCGCTACGGCACACCCGTGCTGCACCGCCGCTGCGCCGAGGTGACCGACTTCGACGACGCCCTCGCCCAGCTCGTCGCCGACATGTTCGCCAGCATGTACGCCGCCCACGGCGTCGGCCTGGCCGCCAACCAGATCGGCGTCGACGCCCGGATCTTCGTCGTCGACTGCACCGACGCCACCGGCGCCCACACCGTCGCCACCGTCGTCAACCCGGTCCTGCACCTACCCGAACACCGCGACCTGGTGACCGACACCGAAGGCTGCCTTTCCGTCCCCGGCCAGCACGCCGAACTGGCCCGCTGCGCCACCGCCACCGTCACCGGCTACGACGTCCACGGCCACGAGATCCGGCTGGACGGCACCGGCACCCTCGCCCGCTGCTTCCAACACGAGGTCGACCACCTCGACGGCCTCGCCTACGTCGACCGGCTCCCCACCAAACTCCGCAAACGCATCCTGGCCGCCAGCGCCGAACACCCCGGCGTCGGCGTGGGCACCGACCAGGACGACTGA
- a CDS encoding bifunctional 2-methylcitrate synthase/citrate synthase produces MSTDIRRGLTGVVVDTTAISTVISETNSLTYGGYAVQDLAASRSWEEVAHLLWHGDLPHATQLADFRAAEAAQRSLDRTGQELLRKLPETCHPMDVLRTAVSYLGAQDPTEDLADRAANQAKALSLFAKLPTVVALDLRRRRGQDPIPPDPTLGYAENFFHMCFGEVPSTDMVRAFETTMILYAEHSFNASTFAARVITSTLSDLYSAITGAIGALKGPLHGGANEAVMHMLVAIDDPDRVESWLDDALATKQKIMGFGHRVYKNGDSRVPIMQDALDNLIASHAEDRIRRLAEVYTRLQTAMLQRKGIHPNLDYPSALAYHVMGFDTPTFTPIFVMSRITGWTAHIVEQLTANVLIRPLSAYTGPQQRPVPA; encoded by the coding sequence ATGAGCACCGACATCCGCCGTGGCCTGACCGGCGTGGTGGTCGACACCACCGCCATCTCCACCGTGATCAGCGAGACCAACTCGCTTACCTACGGCGGCTACGCCGTGCAGGACCTCGCCGCCTCCCGCAGTTGGGAAGAGGTCGCCCACCTGCTGTGGCACGGCGACCTACCCCACGCGACCCAACTCGCCGACTTCCGCGCCGCCGAAGCCGCCCAGCGGTCCCTGGACCGCACCGGGCAGGAACTGCTGCGCAAGCTCCCCGAGACCTGCCATCCGATGGACGTGCTGCGCACCGCAGTGTCCTACCTCGGTGCCCAGGACCCGACCGAGGACCTCGCCGACCGCGCGGCCAACCAGGCCAAGGCCCTGTCACTGTTCGCGAAGCTGCCCACCGTCGTCGCCCTGGACCTGCGCCGCCGTCGGGGACAGGACCCCATCCCACCGGACCCGACGCTCGGCTACGCCGAGAACTTCTTCCACATGTGCTTCGGCGAGGTACCGTCCACCGACATGGTCCGCGCCTTCGAGACCACGATGATCCTGTACGCCGAGCACAGCTTCAACGCCTCCACCTTCGCCGCCCGGGTGATCACCTCAACGCTGTCCGACCTGTACAGCGCCATCACCGGCGCGATCGGCGCGCTCAAGGGCCCGCTGCACGGAGGCGCCAACGAAGCGGTCATGCACATGCTCGTCGCCATCGACGACCCGGACCGGGTGGAGTCCTGGCTGGACGACGCTCTCGCCACCAAGCAGAAGATCATGGGATTCGGGCACCGGGTCTACAAGAACGGCGACTCCCGCGTACCGATCATGCAGGACGCCCTGGACAACCTGATCGCCTCCCACGCCGAGGACCGCATCCGCCGGCTCGCCGAGGTGTACACCAGGCTCCAGACCGCCATGCTCCAGCGCAAGGGGATCCACCCCAACCTCGACTACCCCTCCGCGCTGGCGTACCACGTGATGGGTTTCGACACCCCCACCTTCACACCGATCTTCGTGATGAGCCGCATCACCGGCTGGACCGCGCACATCGTCGAGCAGCTCACCGCCAACGTGCTCATCCGCCCGCTGAGCGCCTACACCGGCCCGCAACAGCGCCCCGTGCCGGCCTGA
- a CDS encoding enoyl-CoA hydratase/isomerase family protein, whose amino-acid sequence MSAPPVIARLTGHLGHLTLNRPAAINALTAQMVTIIRRTLALWAASDRVRTVLITGAGDRGLCAGGDIRAIHADAVSGGTASLDFWADEYRLNATIAAYPKPIVAWMDGLVMGGGIGISGHASLRVVTERSRLAMPEVGIGFHPDVGGSWLLSHAPGQLGTHLALTGTPIGAADAIAVGLADHYIPTARLPYLRSALARRDAAGAVASFVTTPPPATLAAAQDWIDDCYAGGSVEKIIERLTRHHAPDARAAATMLDSRSPTALSVTLRSLRSAVTLPDLPAALAQEYRLSAAMLRLPDLAEGIRAQIIDKDRCPRWQPSTLADVPPHLVDACFRPLDNPPDLTVEAL is encoded by the coding sequence GTGAGCGCGCCACCGGTCATCGCCCGGCTGACCGGCCATCTCGGGCACCTGACCCTGAATCGGCCGGCCGCCATCAACGCCCTGACCGCTCAGATGGTGACCATCATCCGCCGCACCCTGGCCCTGTGGGCCGCCTCCGATCGGGTCCGCACCGTCCTGATCACCGGCGCCGGTGACCGTGGCCTGTGCGCCGGCGGCGACATCCGAGCCATCCACGCCGACGCGGTGTCCGGAGGAACCGCCTCACTGGACTTCTGGGCCGACGAGTACCGACTCAACGCCACCATCGCCGCCTATCCCAAACCCATCGTCGCCTGGATGGACGGGCTGGTCATGGGAGGTGGGATCGGCATCTCCGGCCACGCGTCGCTGCGGGTGGTGACCGAACGTTCCCGGCTGGCGATGCCGGAGGTGGGCATCGGTTTCCACCCCGACGTCGGCGGATCGTGGCTGCTCTCCCACGCCCCAGGCCAACTCGGCACCCACCTCGCCCTGACCGGCACGCCCATCGGTGCCGCCGACGCCATCGCCGTCGGCCTGGCCGATCACTACATCCCCACCGCGAGGCTTCCGTACCTGAGGTCCGCGCTGGCCCGCCGCGACGCCGCCGGCGCCGTCGCCTCGTTCGTCACCACCCCGCCCCCGGCCACCCTCGCCGCCGCCCAAGACTGGATCGACGACTGCTACGCCGGTGGATCGGTCGAGAAGATCATCGAACGACTCACCCGTCACCACGCACCCGACGCACGTGCCGCCGCCACGATGCTCGACAGCCGGTCACCCACCGCGCTGTCCGTCACGCTCCGCTCGCTGCGCAGCGCCGTAACCCTGCCCGACCTGCCGGCGGCCCTGGCACAGGAGTATCGGCTGTCCGCCGCGATGCTGCGGCTGCCCGACCTGGCCGAAGGCATCCGCGCCCAGATCATCGACAAGGACCGCTGCCCCCGCTGGCAGCCGTCGACGCTCGCCGACGTGCCACCACATCTCGTGGACGCCTGTTTCCGTCCACTGGACAACCCGCCGGACCTGACCGTGGAGGCACTGTGA
- a CDS encoding cytochrome c oxidase assembly protein → MFYRSAAPGRARPSPTPARPSTTDTGRQRARQYAYVLFSAHMVQHMVLSMLVPILLVGGAPITLALRALRRPTDPQVRGVREWLLLALHSRPTRLLTHPVVALGIYTGSLFGLYFSDLLGTLMRSHLGHLAMLAHFVIAGYLLFWVLIGVDPGRPRVPHAILVLIHLAAMMAHGFFGLVLMQTTTVIAPDWYPAVHPAWASSLLEDQQLGAGIAWAFGEIPAVVVMVLLVRQWARADRREAARLDRAADRAEATGETDDLARYNVFLAAAHADNATPQPNRPPVQSEKPETS, encoded by the coding sequence ATGTTCTACCGGTCCGCCGCACCCGGGCGAGCCAGGCCATCGCCAACCCCAGCCAGGCCGTCCACTACTGATACAGGTCGTCAACGTGCCAGACAATACGCGTACGTACTGTTCAGTGCCCACATGGTGCAGCACATGGTGCTGTCGATGCTGGTACCGATCCTGCTCGTCGGCGGCGCCCCCATCACCCTGGCACTGCGGGCGCTACGCCGCCCGACAGATCCACAGGTACGGGGTGTCCGGGAGTGGCTGTTGCTGGCGCTGCACAGCCGACCCACGAGGCTCCTCACCCATCCGGTTGTCGCCCTGGGCATCTACACCGGCAGCCTGTTCGGCCTGTACTTCAGCGACCTGCTCGGCACCCTCATGCGTTCGCACCTGGGCCACCTGGCCATGCTCGCCCACTTTGTGATCGCCGGGTACCTGCTGTTCTGGGTGCTGATCGGCGTCGACCCCGGCCGTCCTCGCGTGCCCCATGCGATTCTGGTGCTCATCCACCTCGCGGCGATGATGGCACATGGATTCTTCGGTCTGGTGCTGATGCAGACCACCACCGTCATCGCCCCCGACTGGTACCCCGCCGTCCACCCCGCCTGGGCATCGTCCCTACTCGAGGACCAGCAGCTGGGCGCCGGGATCGCCTGGGCGTTCGGGGAGATCCCCGCCGTCGTCGTCATGGTCCTGCTGGTCCGTCAGTGGGCCCGCGCCGACCGACGCGAGGCGGCCCGCCTCGACCGGGCCGCCGACCGCGCCGAGGCAACCGGCGAGACCGACGACCTCGCCCGCTACAACGTCTTCCTCGCCGCCGCACACGCCGACAACGCCACACCTCAGCCGAACAGACCACCTGTACAGTCCGAGAAGCCGGAAACATCCTGA
- a CDS encoding short-chain fatty acyl-CoA regulator family protein, whose protein sequence is MTADKKLYAYAKLRRLRREQGLTQAELARRLDISTSYLNQIENSQRTLTAPILLRLAKVLGVDPEHFADTDAERLGADVRTALADEASGVNIDPVEVVELVRDYPAAARALVALHQRYQDAAGRVAALAGPTGNPPLLGEPHDAVRDFFYEHYNHFDPLDTAAEQLAGRLRLTPARATETLGRHLRDQHGVGVLVTAPTAESRRYDPDSRVLHLAADHTDGQRAFQMATQLAFLEHGDRIGELAAGLTSPPANALARIGLGNYYAGALLMPYTDIHRQAEQLRYDVELLAGQYGVSFETVCHRLSTLQRPTRRGVPFSFLRVDRAGNISKRQSATDFHFSRFGGTCPLWIIYEAFAAPGRILTQVAEMPDGKRYFWIARTVTHGGRGHHSPRSTFAVALGCELRHAHRLVYSDGITLDDPRTATPIGLGCRICERRDCAQRARPPAAGGLLIDENRRTVIPYAVDRR, encoded by the coding sequence GTGACGGCGGACAAGAAGCTCTACGCGTACGCCAAACTGCGCCGGCTCCGCCGCGAGCAGGGCCTCACCCAGGCCGAACTCGCCCGCCGCCTGGACATCTCCACCAGCTACCTCAACCAGATCGAGAACAGCCAACGCACGCTCACCGCGCCCATCCTGTTGCGCCTCGCCAAGGTCCTCGGCGTCGATCCGGAACACTTCGCCGACACCGATGCCGAGCGACTCGGCGCCGACGTGCGCACCGCGCTGGCCGACGAGGCGAGCGGCGTGAACATCGACCCGGTCGAGGTCGTCGAACTCGTCCGCGACTATCCGGCTGCCGCGCGCGCCCTGGTCGCCCTGCACCAGCGCTACCAGGACGCCGCCGGACGGGTCGCCGCCCTCGCCGGACCCACCGGCAACCCGCCACTGCTCGGTGAGCCGCACGACGCGGTACGCGACTTCTTCTACGAGCACTACAACCACTTCGACCCGCTGGACACCGCCGCCGAGCAGCTCGCCGGCCGACTACGACTGACGCCCGCCCGGGCAACCGAGACGCTCGGCCGACACCTGCGCGACCAACACGGCGTCGGAGTGCTCGTCACGGCTCCCACCGCCGAGTCACGCCGGTATGACCCCGACAGTCGCGTGCTCCACCTGGCCGCCGACCACACCGACGGCCAACGCGCCTTCCAGATGGCCACGCAGCTGGCATTCCTCGAACACGGCGACCGGATCGGCGAGCTGGCGGCCGGCCTCACCTCGCCGCCGGCAAACGCGCTGGCCCGCATCGGCCTCGGCAACTACTACGCGGGCGCACTGCTGATGCCCTACACCGACATCCACCGCCAGGCCGAACAGCTGCGCTACGACGTCGAGCTGCTAGCCGGCCAGTACGGCGTCAGCTTCGAAACCGTCTGCCACCGGCTCAGCACCCTGCAACGACCGACCCGCCGTGGAGTGCCGTTCTCCTTCCTGCGCGTCGACCGCGCCGGGAACATCTCGAAACGACAGTCCGCGACCGACTTCCACTTCTCCCGCTTCGGCGGCACCTGCCCCCTGTGGATCATCTACGAGGCGTTCGCCGCCCCCGGACGGATCCTCACCCAGGTCGCCGAGATGCCCGACGGTAAACGCTACTTCTGGATCGCCCGCACCGTCACCCACGGCGGGCGCGGACACCACAGCCCGCGCAGCACCTTCGCCGTCGCCCTCGGCTGCGAACTACGCCACGCCCACCGGCTCGTCTACAGCGACGGCATCACCCTCGACGACCCCCGCACCGCCACCCCGATCGGCCTCGGCTGCCGCATCTGCGAACGCCGCGACTGCGCCCAACGCGCGCGACCGCCCGCCGCCGGCGGCCTACTCATCGACGAGAACCGACGCACCGTCATCCCCTACGCGGTGGATCGCAGATAG
- the tsaD gene encoding tRNA (adenosine(37)-N6)-threonylcarbamoyltransferase complex transferase subunit TsaD, whose product MPVVLGIETSCDETGVGIVSDGVLLGDALATSMDEHARFGGVVPEIAARAHLHAITPMVRHALDRAGLRFGDIDAVAATAGPGLATAVQVGLAAGKAYSLSLGVPLYGVHHLAGHAAVDILDHGPLPARCVALIVSGGHTSLLLLGDLARDPVTHLGDTADDAAGEAFDKIARLLGLPYPGGPAIDRIARDGDPTAITFPRPMTGPTDPPYRFSFSGLKTAVARWVERHRDRPLPVADIAASFQEAVADTLTRKALAACHDHQADTLLLVGGVAANSRVRALAEERCRASNIRLRVPSPRLCTDNGAMIATLGDLLAAADISPDPLHLSADPSAVLHGALLHGPH is encoded by the coding sequence ATGCCGGTCGTCCTCGGTATCGAAACCTCCTGCGACGAGACCGGCGTGGGCATCGTCTCCGACGGGGTCCTACTCGGCGACGCCCTCGCCACCAGCATGGACGAGCACGCCCGATTCGGCGGGGTGGTCCCCGAGATCGCCGCCCGCGCCCACCTGCACGCCATCACCCCCATGGTCCGGCACGCCCTCGACCGCGCCGGCCTACGCTTCGGCGACATCGACGCCGTCGCCGCCACCGCCGGCCCCGGACTCGCCACCGCCGTACAGGTCGGACTCGCCGCCGGCAAGGCCTACTCCCTCAGCCTCGGCGTCCCCCTCTACGGCGTGCACCACCTCGCCGGACACGCCGCCGTCGACATTCTCGACCACGGACCGCTGCCCGCCCGCTGCGTCGCACTGATCGTCTCCGGCGGCCACACCAGCCTGCTCCTCCTCGGCGACCTCGCCCGCGACCCCGTTACCCACCTCGGCGACACCGCCGACGACGCCGCCGGAGAGGCCTTCGACAAGATCGCCCGGCTCCTCGGCCTGCCCTACCCCGGCGGCCCTGCCATCGACCGGATCGCCCGCGACGGCGACCCCACCGCGATCACCTTTCCCCGGCCGATGACCGGCCCCACCGACCCGCCCTACCGATTCTCCTTCTCCGGCCTGAAGACCGCAGTGGCCCGCTGGGTCGAACGACACCGCGACCGCCCCCTCCCCGTCGCCGACATCGCCGCCTCCTTCCAGGAAGCCGTCGCCGACACCCTCACCCGCAAAGCCCTCGCCGCCTGCCACGACCACCAGGCCGACACCCTCCTGCTCGTCGGAGGCGTCGCCGCCAACAGCCGGGTCCGAGCACTCGCCGAAGAACGCTGCCGCGCGTCGAACATCCGACTACGCGTCCCCTCCCCCCGCCTCTGCACCGACAACGGCGCCATGATCGCCACTCTCGGCGACCTCCTCGCCGCCGCCGACATCAGCCCCGACCCCCTCCACCTCAGCGCCGACCCCTCCGCCGTCCTGCACGGCGCCCTCCTGCACGGCCCACACTGA